Proteins co-encoded in one Stutzerimonas stutzeri genomic window:
- the znuB gene encoding zinc ABC transporter permease subunit ZnuB, whose protein sequence is MPDFLLNALFAGLALALVAGPLGSFVVWRRMAYFGDTLSHSALLGVALGLMLEVNLTLAVIVCCVLLAVLLVTLQQRQPLASDTLLGILAHSSLSLGLVSLSFMQDVRIDLMAYLFGDLLAVSTTDLTWIVGGSAIVLLGLIPLWRPLLAVTVHEELAKVEGLPVAAIRLSLMLLIAMVIAVAMKIVGVLLITSLLIIPAAAAQRHARTPEQMALGASLVGLLAVCMGLSLSWYEDTPAGPSIVVSAAALFLLSFAWRRRA, encoded by the coding sequence ATGCCCGATTTCCTCCTCAACGCACTGTTCGCCGGCCTCGCGCTGGCACTGGTCGCCGGCCCGCTGGGTTCCTTCGTGGTCTGGCGGCGCATGGCCTATTTCGGCGACACCCTCTCGCACTCCGCGCTGCTCGGCGTGGCGCTGGGGCTGATGCTGGAGGTCAACCTGACCCTGGCGGTGATCGTCTGCTGCGTACTCCTCGCGGTTCTGCTGGTGACCTTGCAACAACGCCAGCCACTGGCCTCGGACACGCTGCTGGGCATCCTCGCCCACAGCAGCCTCTCGCTCGGCCTGGTGTCGTTGAGCTTCATGCAGGACGTACGCATCGACCTGATGGCTTACCTGTTTGGTGATCTGCTGGCCGTCAGCACGACCGACCTGACGTGGATCGTCGGCGGCAGCGCAATCGTGCTGCTGGGGCTGATCCCGCTGTGGCGGCCACTGCTGGCGGTGACCGTGCACGAAGAGCTGGCCAAGGTCGAAGGCCTGCCCGTGGCGGCCATCCGGTTGTCGCTGATGCTGCTGATTGCCATGGTCATTGCCGTGGCGATGAAGATCGTCGGCGTACTGCTGATCACCTCGCTGCTGATCATTCCCGCCGCGGCAGCCCAGCGTCATGCGCGCACGCCGGAGCAGATGGCGCTGGGCGCCAGCCTGGTCGGCCTGCTCGCCGTCTGCATGGGCCTGTCATTGTCGTGGTACGAAGACACACCGGCAGGCCCGTCGATCGTGGTGTCGGCCGCCGCGCTGTTCCTGCTCAGCTTTGCCTGGCGGCGCAGGGCCTAG
- a CDS encoding M48 family metallopeptidase: MTALKYLNGYPESLQQQVRQLIAEGRLGDYLERRYPQRHQVQSDKALYGYVQQLRQTHLKSAPGIDKVLYDTRLDLTHRALGLHTAVSRVQGGKLKAKKEIRVAALFKEAAPEFLQMIVVHELAHLRESEHNRAFYKLCEHMMPGYAQTEFDLRCYLHWRELSAR, encoded by the coding sequence ATGACCGCCCTGAAATACCTGAACGGCTACCCCGAGTCGCTGCAACAGCAGGTCCGCCAGTTGATCGCCGAGGGGCGCTTGGGCGACTATCTCGAGCGGCGCTATCCGCAGCGCCATCAGGTGCAGAGCGACAAGGCGCTGTACGGCTATGTACAGCAGCTGCGCCAAACCCATCTGAAGAGCGCGCCGGGTATCGACAAGGTGCTCTACGACACCCGGCTCGACCTGACCCACCGCGCCCTGGGGCTGCATACCGCGGTGTCACGGGTGCAGGGTGGCAAGCTCAAGGCCAAGAAGGAGATCCGCGTTGCGGCGCTGTTCAAGGAGGCCGCACCGGAGTTCCTGCAGATGATCGTCGTCCATGAGCTGGCGCACCTGCGCGAGAGCGAGCACAACCGCGCCTTCTACAAGCTCTGCGAACACATGATGCCGGGCTATGCGCAGACCGAGTTCGACCTGCGCTGCTACCTGCACTGGCGTGAACTGAGCGCCCGCTGA
- a CDS encoding methionine ABC transporter ATP-binding protein: MIEFHQVHKTYRSTDGRGAGREIPALKPTELTIGAGEVFGLIGHSGAGKSTLLRLINRLEEPTGGRILVNGEDVTALDADGLRRFRQRVGMIFQHFNLLMSKTVADNVAMPLRLAGTYSRSQIDARVAALLERVGLQEHARKYPAQLSGGQKQRVGIARALATEPDILLCDEATSALDPQTTASVLQLLAEINRELNLTIVLITHEMDVIRRVCDRVAVMDGGEIVEQGPVTEVFLHPKHPTTQRFVLEDEAVDEGEQRDDFAHVPGRILRLTFQGEATYKPLLGTVARDTGVDFSILSGRIDRIKDTPYGQLTLALIGGDMAAALARLDAADVHVEVLR; the protein is encoded by the coding sequence GTGATCGAATTTCATCAAGTCCACAAAACTTACCGGAGCACCGACGGCCGTGGCGCGGGTCGCGAGATTCCCGCGCTCAAGCCGACCGAGCTGACGATCGGCGCTGGCGAGGTGTTCGGCCTGATCGGCCACTCCGGTGCCGGCAAGAGTACCCTGCTGCGCCTGATCAATCGCCTCGAGGAACCGACGGGCGGTCGCATTCTGGTCAACGGCGAGGACGTCACCGCGCTGGACGCCGATGGCCTGCGGCGTTTCCGGCAGCGCGTCGGCATGATCTTCCAGCATTTCAATCTGCTGATGTCCAAGACGGTCGCCGACAACGTCGCCATGCCATTGCGCCTGGCCGGAACCTATTCGCGCAGCCAGATCGACGCCCGCGTCGCCGCCCTGCTGGAGCGGGTGGGCCTGCAGGAGCATGCACGCAAGTACCCGGCGCAGCTCTCCGGCGGGCAGAAACAGCGTGTCGGCATTGCCCGTGCACTGGCCACCGAACCTGACATTCTGCTCTGCGACGAGGCCACCAGCGCGCTCGACCCGCAGACCACGGCTTCGGTGCTGCAATTGCTGGCGGAAATCAACCGCGAGTTGAACCTGACCATCGTGCTGATCACCCACGAAATGGACGTGATCCGCCGCGTCTGCGACCGCGTCGCGGTGATGGACGGCGGCGAGATTGTCGAGCAGGGCCCGGTCACTGAGGTATTCCTGCATCCTAAACATCCCACCACCCAGCGCTTCGTGCTCGAAGACGAGGCGGTCGACGAGGGCGAACAGCGTGATGACTTCGCCCACGTGCCGGGCCGCATCCTGCGCCTGACGTTCCAGGGCGAGGCCACCTACAAGCCCTTGCTGGGCACCGTCGCGCGGGACACCGGGGTAGATTTCAGCATCCTTTCGGGCCGCATCGACCGCATCAAGGACACCCCCTATGGCCAGCTGACCCTGGCGTTGATCGGCGGTGATATGGCGGCCGCACTGGCCCGCCTGGATGCCGCTGACGTGCACGTGGAGGTGCTGCGCTAA
- a CDS encoding methionine ABC transporter permease encodes MDALFGSLFTNVDWYEIWLATLDTLLMLGGSLLFTIVLGLPLGVLLFLAGPRQLFENGPLYAFLSFVVNVLRSLPFIILLIVMIPFTVLITGTSLGVAGAIPPLVVGAAPFFARLVETALREVDRGIIEATQAMGATTRQIIFSALLPEALPGIIAAITVTAITLVSYTAMAGVVGAGGLGDLAIRFGYQRFQTDVMVVTVVLLLLLVQVLQSVGDKLVTHFSRK; translated from the coding sequence ATGGACGCCCTATTCGGTTCGTTGTTTACCAACGTCGACTGGTACGAGATCTGGCTGGCGACCCTGGACACCCTGCTGATGCTCGGCGGCTCGCTGCTGTTCACCATCGTGCTGGGCCTCCCGCTGGGCGTGCTGCTGTTCCTCGCCGGCCCGCGCCAGTTGTTCGAGAACGGCCCGCTGTATGCCTTTCTGTCCTTCGTGGTCAACGTCCTGCGCTCGCTGCCGTTCATCATCCTGCTGATCGTGATGATTCCGTTCACGGTGCTGATCACCGGTACGTCCCTGGGCGTTGCCGGCGCGATCCCGCCACTGGTGGTGGGCGCCGCGCCGTTCTTTGCGCGACTGGTGGAGACCGCGTTACGCGAAGTCGATCGCGGCATCATCGAAGCGACCCAGGCCATGGGCGCCACCACCCGGCAGATCATCTTCAGTGCATTGCTGCCCGAGGCGCTCCCAGGCATCATCGCGGCCATTACCGTCACGGCCATTACCCTGGTGTCCTACACCGCCATGGCGGGCGTGGTGGGTGCCGGCGGGCTCGGCGATCTGGCCATCCGCTTCGGCTACCAGCGCTTCCAGACGGACGTCATGGTGGTCACCGTTGTCCTGCTGCTGTTGCTGGTGCAGGTCCTGCAAAGCGTCGGCGACAAACTGGTCACGCATTTCTCCCGTAAGTAA
- a CDS encoding MetQ/NlpA family ABC transporter substrate-binding protein: MKKLLAAFAAVAAFSAQAADELNVAATAVPHAEILEFVKPQLAEQGVDLKVKVFTDYVQPNIQVAEKRLDANFFQHQPYLDEFNKGKGTDLVSVAGVHIEPFGAYSSKLKSLDELPNGATVVIPNDATNGGRALLLLQKAGVITLKDGAGITATPKDIAENPKHIKIRELEAATLPRVLTQVDLALINTNYALEAKLNPTEDALVIEGSDSPYVNILVARPDNKDSDAMQKLAKALHSDAVKQFIKEKYQGAVVPAF; this comes from the coding sequence ATGAAAAAACTGCTTGCCGCCTTCGCCGCTGTTGCGGCCTTCTCGGCCCAGGCCGCCGACGAGCTGAACGTTGCCGCCACGGCCGTCCCGCACGCCGAGATTCTCGAATTCGTCAAACCCCAGCTCGCCGAGCAGGGCGTCGACCTGAAGGTCAAGGTCTTCACCGACTACGTGCAGCCGAACATTCAGGTCGCCGAAAAGCGCCTGGACGCCAACTTCTTCCAGCATCAGCCGTACCTGGATGAGTTCAACAAGGGCAAGGGCACCGACCTGGTCAGCGTCGCTGGCGTGCACATCGAGCCCTTCGGCGCTTATTCGAGCAAGCTGAAGTCCCTCGACGAGCTGCCCAATGGCGCAACCGTGGTCATCCCCAACGACGCCACCAACGGCGGCCGTGCGCTGCTGCTGCTGCAGAAGGCCGGTGTGATCACGTTGAAGGACGGCGCCGGCATCACCGCCACACCCAAGGACATCGCCGAGAACCCCAAGCACATCAAGATCCGAGAGCTGGAAGCCGCCACCCTGCCGCGCGTGCTGACCCAGGTCGACCTGGCGCTGATCAACACCAACTACGCGCTGGAAGCCAAACTGAACCCCACCGAGGACGCACTGGTGATCGAGGGCAGCGACTCGCCTTACGTGAACATCCTGGTGGCCCGCCCGGACAACAAGGACAGCGATGCCATGCAGAAGCTGGCCAAGGCCCTGCACAGCGACGCCGTGAAGCAGTTCATCAAGGAAAAGTACCAGGGCGCCGTGGTCCCGGCGTTCTGA
- a CDS encoding lipase family protein produces the protein MNSVNTAGNSLSCPQRTDWIRFRLVDEHGDGKPYARLSYTLHDSQGQQYLGVLDDDGFAYIDQIYCGPAVLDLSKLADGRLDPWHERLILRDSFKIPLTNLQIAAEQSPSGPRRPNGRTYLAEERAGLETALLLRVEVSDLVEAKGHLPDPDPAWQPKPSAMLKHNAGKASERTGVALKPNCHQLLEIKALRAYSPLLSRDKAFCAINAYHLAVMSTFVYAPFGEPKQPTGTYASSPPPYNRSGCIGHVLREQLARLEKATAFDSARYQLLYEEVPYSKRLEIMPYDPARYQDEAAKGWANPEDVHFLYDEETDTQAFISHNDKLVLISIRGTLGAPDMLRDLDARQVPYAEGSGQAHRGFYDSFRAAKVFVERYLDAFYTGEQALIVCGHSLGGAVALLLAEWLRTNWSRDIQIYTFGAPRAGDRTFVQSAQALVHHRLVNHNDPIPAMPFAWLDAEWKMVSAGTVVLFSSPLLGVALLLGGLLNLQGDPYEHHGQQRHFVPRKPGGGSEVSILWQPDCALIDEQACARYVGAIDLQGDMPKRMSFIEQAFAGAEHSSDSGYSRAMLTTLLRWNAAVEERKGVLFTPREIHDIDKLIQLAEAELASWQPRDFMEFRRAVRVRHDSRFYNKSDLELRQMYDAGVALARSLGRQQRDALERAKHRLLNEAGKILTATDVFGDLIHRHDLPELVAQWRGLEQNQKAEKLADITSPPERQYA, from the coding sequence ATGAATAGCGTGAATACAGCGGGAAATTCGCTGTCCTGTCCCCAACGAACGGACTGGATAAGATTTCGCCTGGTTGACGAACATGGCGATGGAAAGCCGTACGCAAGACTGAGCTATACGCTGCACGACAGCCAGGGCCAACAGTATCTCGGCGTACTGGATGACGACGGCTTTGCTTATATAGACCAGATCTACTGTGGCCCGGCCGTTCTCGACCTATCAAAATTGGCTGATGGTCGCCTCGACCCATGGCATGAAAGATTAATTCTTCGCGATTCCTTCAAGATACCTCTAACCAACTTGCAGATCGCTGCTGAGCAATCCCCGTCTGGCCCCCGCCGACCTAATGGCCGCACCTACCTTGCCGAAGAGCGCGCCGGGCTGGAAACCGCCCTCTTACTGCGGGTGGAAGTCAGCGACCTGGTCGAGGCCAAAGGGCATTTGCCCGACCCTGATCCGGCCTGGCAGCCAAAGCCTTCCGCCATGCTCAAGCACAATGCCGGGAAGGCTTCCGAACGCACCGGCGTAGCGCTTAAACCCAATTGTCATCAGCTCCTGGAAATCAAAGCGCTACGCGCCTACAGCCCGCTGCTCTCGCGCGACAAGGCGTTTTGTGCCATCAATGCCTACCATCTAGCAGTTATGAGCACCTTCGTGTATGCGCCGTTCGGCGAGCCAAAGCAGCCGACCGGTACTTATGCTTCCAGCCCGCCTCCCTATAACCGCAGCGGGTGCATTGGGCACGTACTACGCGAACAACTGGCACGCTTGGAAAAAGCCACCGCGTTCGATAGTGCCCGCTACCAGCTGTTGTATGAAGAAGTGCCTTATTCCAAAAGGCTGGAGATCATGCCCTACGACCCGGCCCGCTACCAAGACGAAGCCGCCAAAGGCTGGGCCAATCCGGAAGACGTTCATTTTCTTTACGACGAAGAGACGGACACCCAGGCCTTCATTTCGCATAACGATAAGCTGGTGCTCATCTCCATCCGGGGCACGCTGGGAGCGCCAGACATGTTGCGAGATCTGGACGCGCGGCAAGTTCCTTACGCGGAAGGCTCAGGCCAAGCCCACCGAGGATTTTATGACTCGTTCCGGGCCGCAAAGGTATTCGTCGAGCGCTATCTGGACGCTTTCTATACGGGCGAGCAGGCCCTTATCGTTTGTGGACATAGCCTGGGTGGCGCAGTAGCACTTCTCTTAGCTGAATGGCTGCGGACAAACTGGTCGCGTGACATTCAGATCTACACATTCGGCGCCCCCCGCGCTGGCGACCGGACCTTTGTACAAAGTGCCCAAGCGCTCGTTCATCATCGTCTCGTCAATCACAACGACCCTATCCCTGCCATGCCCTTCGCCTGGCTGGATGCCGAGTGGAAGATGGTCAGCGCAGGTACCGTGGTGCTGTTCAGTTCACCGTTGTTGGGCGTGGCGCTGCTCCTGGGCGGGTTGCTCAACTTGCAAGGTGACCCTTACGAACACCATGGTCAACAACGCCACTTCGTACCCCGCAAGCCCGGCGGCGGTAGCGAAGTATCCATACTATGGCAACCCGACTGCGCCTTGATCGACGAACAGGCTTGTGCACGCTATGTCGGTGCCATTGATCTGCAAGGCGATATGCCAAAGCGAATGTCCTTCATCGAACAGGCATTCGCTGGTGCAGAGCATTCCTCGGACAGTGGCTATAGCCGTGCCATGCTCACCACGCTGCTGCGCTGGAATGCAGCTGTTGAAGAGCGGAAGGGTGTCTTGTTCACGCCCCGTGAAATCCACGACATCGACAAGCTGATCCAACTGGCCGAAGCCGAGCTGGCCAGTTGGCAGCCGCGAGATTTCATGGAGTTTCGCCGGGCTGTGAGAGTGCGTCACGATTCCCGCTTCTATAACAAATCCGATTTGGAGCTCCGCCAGATGTACGATGCAGGCGTCGCCCTGGCGCGCTCGCTTGGTAGGCAGCAGCGAGATGCCCTGGAACGCGCTAAACATCGGCTGCTGAACGAGGCGGGCAAAATTCTGACGGCTACCGATGTATTCGGCGACCTGATTCACCGTCATGACCTGCCTGAATTGGTCGCACAATGGCGTGGGCTGGAGCAAAACCAAAAAGCTGAAAAACTGGCCGACATAACGAGCCCCCCGGAACGTCAATACGCCTGA
- a CDS encoding SCO family protein: MTRIQKTVFFLVALVALVIGLTVYKVLNTERQLDTAELLDAGIVMLPQGRDMPDVSLTNQDGEAVSMEQLEGRWNLLFFGYTFCPDICPATLAELRQLRGKLPEDVNQRLQPILVSVDPERDTPEQLKKYLDYFGAGFIGLTGPLEDIQTLANAAGVPFIPGDTSKQDYTVDHGANLALIGPDGRLRGFIRAPMRTEKLAEQLRKLLLSEGGR; this comes from the coding sequence ATGACCCGCATCCAGAAAACCGTCTTCTTCCTCGTCGCGCTGGTCGCACTGGTCATCGGCCTGACGGTTTACAAGGTGCTCAATACCGAGCGCCAGCTCGACACCGCCGAGTTGCTCGATGCCGGTATCGTCATGCTTCCCCAGGGACGCGACATGCCTGACGTCAGCTTGACCAATCAGGACGGCGAAGCGGTTTCGATGGAGCAGCTCGAAGGGCGCTGGAACCTGCTGTTCTTCGGCTACACCTTCTGCCCGGATATCTGCCCAGCCACGCTCGCCGAACTGCGCCAGCTGCGCGGCAAACTGCCGGAAGACGTAAACCAACGGCTACAGCCGATCCTGGTCAGCGTCGATCCCGAGCGTGATACACCCGAGCAACTGAAGAAGTACTTGGATTATTTCGGTGCCGGCTTCATCGGTCTGACCGGGCCGCTGGAGGACATCCAGACCCTTGCCAACGCGGCGGGCGTGCCGTTCATTCCGGGGGATACCTCAAAGCAGGATTACACCGTCGATCACGGCGCGAACCTCGCGCTGATCGGCCCGGACGGCCGCTTGCGTGGCTTCATTCGCGCGCCGATGCGCACCGAGAAGCTGGCCGAACAGTTGCGCAAACTGTTGCTCAGCGAGGGCGGGCGTTAG
- the cyoE gene encoding heme o synthase, with protein MATLLSERGTQATWRDYLELTKPKVVLLMLITSLVGMFLATRAGVPWTVLVFGNLGIALCAGGAAAVNHVVDRRIDSVMARTHKRPLAEGRVSPAAALFFALLLALAGMGLLLTFTNALAAWLTLASLIGYAVIYTGFLKRATPQNIVIGGLAGAAPPLLGWVAVTGQVTAEPLLLVLIIFAWTPPHFWALAIHRKAEYAKVNVPMLPVTHGEHYTKVHILLYTVMLLAVSVMPFAIHMSGPLYLAAAVLLGARFLFWTLVLYRDSRPHAAIKTFKFSIWYLFALFIALLVDHYLLLNI; from the coding sequence ATGGCGACTCTTCTCAGCGAACGCGGTACGCAGGCCACCTGGCGCGACTATCTCGAGCTGACCAAGCCGAAGGTGGTGCTGCTGATGCTCATCACCTCCCTGGTCGGCATGTTCCTCGCCACCCGGGCGGGCGTGCCCTGGACCGTGCTGGTCTTTGGCAACCTCGGCATTGCCCTGTGCGCTGGGGGCGCCGCGGCGGTCAATCATGTGGTCGATCGGCGAATCGACTCGGTGATGGCGCGTACCCACAAGCGGCCACTGGCCGAGGGCCGCGTGTCACCGGCTGCCGCCCTGTTCTTCGCGTTGCTGCTGGCGCTCGCCGGAATGGGCCTGCTGCTGACCTTCACCAACGCGCTGGCCGCCTGGCTGACACTGGCCTCATTGATCGGCTACGCGGTGATCTACACCGGCTTCCTGAAGCGCGCCACGCCGCAGAACATCGTGATTGGCGGTCTGGCCGGGGCTGCACCGCCGCTGCTCGGCTGGGTGGCAGTGACAGGCCAGGTGACGGCCGAGCCGTTGCTGCTGGTGCTGATCATCTTCGCCTGGACGCCCCCGCATTTCTGGGCCCTGGCGATTCACCGCAAGGCCGAATATGCCAAGGTCAACGTGCCGATGCTGCCGGTGACGCATGGCGAGCACTACACCAAGGTGCACATCCTGCTCTATACCGTGATGCTGCTGGCCGTGAGCGTCATGCCGTTCGCCATCCACATGAGCGGTCCGCTGTACCTCGCCGCGGCCGTCCTGCTGGGTGCGCGCTTCCTGTTCTGGACCTTGGTGCTCTACCGCGACAGCCGCCCGCATGCAGCCATCAAGACGTTCAAATTCAGCATCTGGTACCTGTTCGCGCTGTTCATCGCGCTGCTGGTTGATCATTATCTGCTGCTCAATATCTAG
- a CDS encoding COX15/CtaA family protein: MAKPGYRLALVATLLAVVVVLLGAYTRLTHAGLGCPDWPGCYGFLAVPMSEQAQSLAALRFPDAPVEVHKGWNEMVHRYFAGALGLVILTLAVQALRRRSQPGQPVKLPLVLLAVVITQAAFGMWTVTLQLWPQVVTAHLLGGFTTLSLLFLLTLRLSGASPALRAVPARIRGLAMLGLLAVVIQVALGGWVSSNYAAVACTDFPTCHGEWWPEMDFANAFNLTHHDIGPNYLGGLLFGEARTAIHFTHRLGALTVTMLLLVLSGQLWRNGMPRLAGLLLAALALQVGLGISNVLLNLPLAVAVAHNGGGALLLLVLVLINYRLHTSREAAVAPAPRAHPTPDTIGGLDLPRA; encoded by the coding sequence ATGGCAAAACCCGGATACCGTCTTGCTCTCGTCGCCACGCTGTTGGCGGTCGTCGTGGTGCTGCTCGGAGCCTATACACGGTTGACTCACGCCGGCCTCGGCTGCCCGGACTGGCCCGGCTGCTACGGTTTTCTCGCCGTGCCGATGAGCGAGCAGGCGCAGAGCCTGGCTGCGTTGCGCTTCCCGGATGCGCCAGTGGAGGTGCACAAGGGCTGGAACGAGATGGTCCATCGTTACTTCGCCGGTGCACTGGGGCTGGTAATCCTCACGCTTGCCGTGCAGGCGCTGCGGCGTCGCTCGCAACCGGGGCAGCCGGTCAAGCTGCCGCTGGTGCTGCTGGCCGTGGTCATAACCCAGGCGGCGTTCGGCATGTGGACGGTGACCCTGCAGCTCTGGCCCCAGGTGGTGACCGCACACCTGCTGGGCGGCTTCACGACCCTGAGCCTGCTGTTTCTGCTGACGTTGCGCTTGTCGGGGGCCAGCCCGGCGCTCCGTGCGGTCCCGGCGCGGATCAGAGGCCTCGCTATGCTGGGCCTGCTGGCGGTGGTCATCCAGGTCGCGCTGGGCGGCTGGGTCAGCAGCAACTACGCCGCGGTGGCCTGTACGGACTTTCCCACCTGCCACGGCGAGTGGTGGCCGGAAATGGACTTCGCCAACGCCTTCAACCTGACCCACCACGACATCGGCCCCAACTACCTCGGCGGCCTGCTTTTCGGCGAAGCGCGTACCGCCATCCACTTCACTCACCGGCTCGGCGCACTGACCGTGACGATGCTGCTACTGGTGCTGAGCGGCCAACTCTGGCGCAACGGGATGCCACGCCTTGCCGGGCTGCTGTTGGCCGCACTGGCGCTGCAGGTCGGGCTGGGCATCAGCAATGTCCTGCTCAATCTGCCGTTGGCAGTCGCCGTCGCGCACAACGGCGGCGGCGCCTTGTTGCTGCTGGTACTGGTGCTGATCAACTACCGCTTGCATACGAGCCGCGAGGCCGCCGTCGCGCCGGCGCCTCGGGCACATCCGACTCCAGACACGATAGGCGGGCTCGACCTGCCTCGCGCTTGA
- a CDS encoding SURF1 family protein gives MSGFKPGLLPTLVVLCLLPLLVWLGFWQLERADQKRDMLTRQAAREAAAPVSPEQIEQLEDPAYARVYLQGRFDAAHSFLLDSRTRDGRVGVELLQPFRDEPSGRWVLVNRGWLPWPDRRVPPTFDTPDQPLKLAAWVYAPSGKPFLLNERMTEGWPRLLNHVDANALWQLLGRDGLEYELRLEPGPAAYRADWPITSMQPQQHLGYAVQWFALAAALLALFIYFGVHQARGSKQ, from the coding sequence ATGAGCGGCTTCAAGCCAGGCCTGCTGCCCACGCTGGTGGTGCTGTGCCTGCTGCCGCTGCTGGTCTGGTTGGGGTTCTGGCAGCTTGAGCGCGCCGACCAGAAGCGCGACATGCTGACACGGCAGGCCGCTCGAGAAGCCGCCGCGCCTGTGTCGCCAGAGCAGATCGAGCAGCTCGAGGATCCTGCTTACGCGCGGGTCTATCTGCAGGGGCGCTTCGATGCCGCGCACAGCTTCCTGCTCGATAGCCGCACGCGCGATGGCCGGGTCGGCGTGGAGCTGTTACAGCCGTTCCGGGATGAGCCCAGCGGCCGCTGGGTGCTGGTCAATCGCGGCTGGCTGCCCTGGCCTGATCGACGAGTCCCACCGACATTCGATACGCCGGACCAACCGCTGAAACTGGCCGCCTGGGTTTATGCGCCGTCCGGCAAGCCGTTCCTGCTCAACGAGCGCATGACCGAAGGTTGGCCGAGGCTGCTCAATCACGTCGACGCCAACGCGCTCTGGCAGTTGCTCGGACGAGATGGGCTCGAATACGAGTTGCGCCTCGAGCCGGGCCCAGCGGCCTATCGCGCGGACTGGCCGATCACCAGCATGCAGCCGCAGCAGCACCTGGGCTACGCAGTACAGTGGTTTGCGCTGGCGGCGGCGCTGCTGGCGTTGTTCATCTACTTCGGCGTGCATCAGGCACGGGGGAGCAAGCAGTGA
- a CDS encoding twin transmembrane helix small protein, whose amino-acid sequence MLKAVIVLLLVATLVSLFSGLFFLVKDEGRRSRVLTALFVRVSLTALTVALIAWGFYSGQLRPGFG is encoded by the coding sequence ATGCTCAAGGCGGTAATTGTTCTATTGTTAGTGGCCACGCTGGTCAGTCTGTTCAGTGGTCTGTTCTTTCTGGTCAAGGATGAGGGCCGCCGATCACGTGTGCTCACCGCCCTCTTCGTTCGCGTCTCCCTTACCGCCTTGACCGTCGCCCTCATCGCCTGGGGTTTCTATTCCGGCCAACTGCGACCGGGGTTCGGTTGA
- a CDS encoding cytochrome c oxidase subunit 3 — translation MSQPTPAYEKYYVPAQSKWPIVATVALLTTVYGLGTWFNDLKADRAESHGPLIFFIGALLIAYMMFGWFGAVVREGRAGLYSHQMDRSFRWGMSWFIFSEVMFFLAFFGVLFYVRYWVGPWLDGEGDKGVSAMLWPNFEFSWPLLNNPDPKVYPAPEGTISPWGLPLVNTILLVSSSFVLTWAHHALRKGHRKQLKLGLGITVLLGVAFLSLQIEEYIHAYTELGLTLGSGIYGATFFMLTGFHGAHVTIGAIILTVMLVRSIRGHFTPDQHFGFEAAAWYWHFVDVVWIGLFIFVYVL, via the coding sequence ATGAGCCAACCGACCCCTGCGTACGAGAAGTACTACGTTCCCGCCCAGAGCAAGTGGCCGATCGTCGCGACGGTGGCGCTGCTGACCACGGTCTACGGGCTGGGTACCTGGTTCAACGACCTCAAGGCCGACCGCGCCGAGTCCCATGGGCCGCTGATCTTCTTTATCGGCGCCCTGCTGATCGCCTACATGATGTTCGGCTGGTTCGGCGCAGTGGTGCGCGAGGGCCGCGCAGGGCTTTACAGCCACCAGATGGATCGCTCGTTCCGCTGGGGGATGAGCTGGTTCATCTTTTCCGAAGTGATGTTCTTTCTGGCCTTCTTCGGCGTGCTGTTCTACGTCCGCTACTGGGTCGGGCCCTGGCTCGACGGTGAAGGCGACAAGGGCGTCAGCGCGATGCTCTGGCCGAACTTCGAGTTCAGCTGGCCGCTGCTGAACAACCCGGACCCCAAGGTCTATCCCGCACCGGAAGGCACCATCAGCCCCTGGGGCCTGCCACTGGTCAATACCATCTTGCTGGTCAGCTCCAGCTTCGTGCTGACCTGGGCGCACCATGCGCTGCGCAAGGGCCACCGCAAGCAGCTCAAGCTGGGGTTGGGCATCACCGTGCTGCTGGGTGTCGCCTTCCTCAGCCTGCAGATCGAAGAGTACATCCATGCGTATACCGAGCTGGGCCTGACGCTTGGCTCGGGCATCTACGGCGCGACCTTCTTCATGCTCACCGGGTTTCACGGGGCCCACGTGACCATCGGCGCGATCATCCTGACGGTGATGTTGGTGCGCAGCATCCGCGGTCACTTCACCCCTGACCAGCATTTCGGTTTCGAGGCAGCGGCCTGGTATTGGCACTTCGTCGACGTGGTGTGGATCGGCCTGTTCATTTTTGTCTACGTCCTCTAG